One stretch of Terriglobia bacterium DNA includes these proteins:
- a CDS encoding class I SAM-dependent methyltransferase — MNRLHRWLCRSDGWRRTVLERVPWVLGNSDLGNDVLEVGPGPGLTTELIRLRTQRLTALEIDSKLAESLRERLGNTNVSIITGDGTAMPFPDERFSGAVSFTMLHHVPSVELQNRLLREVRRVLKPGGIFAGSDSLQSFMMRLIHIGDTLVPVHPETFGSRLEAAGFEVLAIEKNSQAFRFQARRSLQ; from the coding sequence ATGAATAGACTGCATCGCTGGTTGTGCCGCTCGGATGGTTGGCGAAGGACCGTCCTAGAGCGCGTGCCGTGGGTCCTGGGCAATTCCGATCTCGGCAACGACGTGCTCGAGGTTGGCCCGGGGCCGGGGTTGACAACCGAACTGATTCGATTGCGGACACAGCGCCTGACCGCGCTGGAGATTGATTCAAAGCTTGCAGAATCGCTGAGGGAGCGGCTCGGCAATACGAACGTCAGCATCATCACCGGCGACGGGACCGCCATGCCATTTCCCGATGAGAGATTTTCGGGTGCCGTTTCTTTCACTATGCTGCACCACGTGCCATCGGTCGAACTGCAGAACCGGCTTCTGCGAGAGGTTCGGAGGGTGCTGAAGCCGGGCGGAATTTTCGCCGGAAGTGACAGCCTGCAGAGTTTCATGATGCGGCTGATTCATATCGGAGACACGCTGGTACCGGTCCATCCGGAGACATTTGGTTCGAGACTGGAAGCTGCGGGTTTCGAAGTTTTGGCGATCGAGAAGAACTCGCAGGCTTTCCGGTTTCAAGCACGGCGTTCATTGCAGTGA
- a CDS encoding YebC/PmpR family DNA-binding transcriptional regulator, whose protein sequence is MSGHSKWATIKHKKGALDAKRGKIFTRLIKEITMAAKQGGDVEKNPRLRTAVAAAKAENMPADNIKRAIQRGTGELEGASYEEITFEGFGPGGVAILVEVTTDNRNRTVSEIRHAFGKNGGNMGAAGSVAHMFSKKGDIVIAKAAAKEDDLMNIVLEAGGEDLRDDGDNWEILTDVHAYEGVLEAVKKAGINPEVAEIGMIPQNYVKLEGQQASTMLRLLEALEDQDDVQHVYSNFDFDQAQLEEVAG, encoded by the coding sequence ATGTCTGGCCACTCAAAATGGGCCACAATCAAGCACAAAAAGGGCGCGCTGGATGCGAAGCGCGGCAAGATTTTCACCCGGCTAATTAAAGAAATCACGATGGCCGCCAAGCAGGGCGGAGACGTCGAGAAGAACCCGCGGCTCCGCACGGCCGTCGCGGCCGCCAAGGCCGAGAACATGCCGGCGGATAACATCAAGCGTGCCATCCAGCGCGGTACGGGTGAACTCGAGGGCGCAAGCTACGAGGAGATTACGTTCGAGGGCTTCGGCCCCGGCGGCGTCGCCATCCTCGTCGAAGTCACAACCGATAATCGCAATCGTACGGTTAGCGAGATTCGCCACGCATTCGGCAAGAACGGCGGCAACATGGGAGCCGCCGGATCGGTCGCGCACATGTTCTCGAAGAAGGGCGACATCGTCATCGCGAAAGCCGCTGCGAAGGAAGACGATTTGATGAACATCGTGCTCGAGGCCGGTGGCGAAGACCTGAGGGACGATGGCGATAACTGGGAAATCCTGACCGACGTGCATGCCTACGAAGGCGTGCTGGAAGCGGTGAAGAAAGCTGGCATCAATCCGGAAGTTGCCGAAATCGGGATGATTCCTCAGAATTACGTCAAGCTCGAAGGCCAGCAGGCCTCAACCATGCTGCGGCTGCTCGAAGCGCTGGAAGACCAGGACGACGTCCAGCACGTGTATTCGAACTTCGACTTCGACCAGGCGCAACTGGAGGAAGTCGCGGGATAA
- a CDS encoding MOSC domain-containing protein: MEVISVNVGEPRRIVWRDMTVLTAIFKQPVDGRVMVARRNLAGDRQADLRVHGGVKKAVYGYPAEHYEYWRGEFPEADLTWGNFGENLTTSGLLEDQVCIGDHLRVGSAVLMVTQPRMPCYKLAVRFNRDDMVKRFWLSRRPGYYFAVVEEGELGAGSRIEFVHRDSERVSVRDVVDLFLGRERSPELLGRALRLEVLPETWKDELRERADRGTATAESSLHGE; encoded by the coding sequence ATGGAAGTGATTTCGGTCAATGTGGGAGAGCCGCGCAGGATCGTCTGGCGGGACATGACCGTCCTGACGGCAATATTCAAGCAACCGGTGGACGGAAGGGTTATGGTTGCGAGACGCAATCTCGCCGGCGACAGGCAGGCGGATTTAAGGGTACACGGCGGCGTGAAGAAGGCGGTTTACGGTTATCCTGCTGAGCACTATGAGTACTGGCGCGGCGAGTTTCCGGAGGCGGACTTAACGTGGGGGAACTTTGGTGAGAACCTGACGACTTCGGGGCTGCTGGAAGACCAGGTCTGCATCGGAGACCACCTCAGGGTCGGCAGCGCGGTACTAATGGTGACGCAACCCCGAATGCCATGCTACAAGCTGGCAGTGCGCTTCAACCGCGATGACATGGTGAAGCGATTCTGGTTGAGCCGACGACCCGGTTATTACTTCGCGGTGGTGGAAGAGGGTGAGCTAGGAGCGGGATCGAGGATCGAGTTCGTGCACCGAGACAGCGAAAGGGTGAGTGTTCGCGATGTTGTCGATCTATTTCTTGGAAGAGAACGGTCCCCGGAATTACTGGGGCGAGCTTTGCGTCTCGAAGTGCTGCCCGAGACATGGAAGGACGAGCTGCGGGAGCGAGCCGACCGGGGCACGGCTACAGCAGAGTCCTCTTTGCACGGTGAATAG
- a CDS encoding AI-2E family transporter — protein sequence MNARYHFDLTFGALKRWFIAQCYDSLAVGVMWLIALTILHVPLAPLWAVLAAALQFIPHFGPILSLIGPAISLAIAKPSWDSLLYLGISYAAIVIVDGLVLQPYLMKRQNRVPIWASIVFPIVLGFVIPFWGVLLAPPLLAVIYAYRGRHQERVVRSDEGIVLPPERRS from the coding sequence GTGAACGCCCGGTATCATTTTGACCTTACTTTCGGGGCACTGAAGCGCTGGTTCATTGCGCAGTGCTACGACTCGCTCGCGGTTGGTGTTATGTGGCTGATCGCGCTGACGATCTTGCATGTGCCCCTGGCGCCGCTCTGGGCGGTGCTCGCGGCTGCATTGCAGTTTATCCCGCATTTCGGGCCGATTCTAAGCCTGATTGGGCCGGCGATCTCGCTGGCGATTGCGAAGCCCAGTTGGGACTCGCTGCTTTACCTCGGCATCAGCTATGCCGCCATTGTTATCGTTGACGGACTGGTTCTGCAGCCGTATCTCATGAAGCGGCAGAACCGGGTGCCCATCTGGGCCTCCATCGTGTTTCCAATAGTGCTGGGTTTCGTCATTCCATTCTGGGGAGTCCTGCTCGCACCGCCATTGCTGGCGGTAATTTATGCGTATCGCGGACGGCATCAGGAACGCGTTGTGCGGTCGGACGAGGGGATTGTGTTGCCGCCCGAGCGACGAAGTTAG
- the purQ gene encoding phosphoribosylformylglycinamidine synthase subunit PurQ — protein sequence MKFGVIIFPGSNCDHDAYWAFSEVFGQPATMLWHESHDLENVDVVIVPGGFAYGDYLRTGAIAKFSPVMESVRKFAAGGGLVMGICNGFQILTESGLLPGALLRNRGLKYICKPVQIRCETTDTPYTHLCEKGEVLTVPIGHMEGNYFCDESTLDQLRKQNRIVFRYSAPDGQITDAANPNGSLDNIAGICNEGRNVLGMMPHPERASEPVMGMTDGVKILESVVKAGVAK from the coding sequence ATGAAATTTGGCGTGATTATTTTTCCCGGCTCGAACTGTGATCACGATGCCTACTGGGCCTTTTCCGAGGTTTTTGGCCAGCCGGCAACCATGCTCTGGCACGAGTCGCACGATCTAGAGAACGTCGACGTTGTCATCGTTCCCGGCGGCTTCGCCTATGGCGACTACCTGCGCACCGGCGCGATCGCGAAGTTTTCGCCCGTCATGGAAAGCGTCCGGAAGTTTGCCGCCGGCGGCGGCCTTGTTATGGGAATCTGCAACGGTTTTCAAATCCTCACCGAATCTGGCCTGCTTCCCGGAGCCCTGCTGCGCAATCGCGGGCTGAAATACATCTGCAAGCCCGTACAAATTCGCTGCGAAACCACCGACACGCCTTACACTCACCTCTGCGAAAAAGGCGAGGTCCTCACCGTTCCCATTGGCCACATGGAAGGTAACTATTTCTGCGACGAGTCTACACTCGATCAGCTTAGAAAACAGAACCGCATCGTCTTCCGCTACTCCGCTCCTGACGGCCAGATCACCGACGCAGCTAACCCGAACGGCTCACTCGACAACATAGCCGGCATCTGCAACGAAGGCCGCAACGTGCTCGGGATGATGCCCCACCCGGAACGAGCTTCTGAACCAGTAATGGGCATGACTGATGGCGTGAAGATCCTGGAATCAGTGGTAAAAGCGGGTGTCGCCAAGTGA
- a CDS encoding ScyD/ScyE family protein: MRLLRLIVATLLLLIASLPLMAQQVIATGFNNPRGLTFGPDGYLYVAEGGAGGNLSTVGQCEQAAGPPDGPGPYTGGFTARISKVNVDTGAVTTVADGLPSNATSDAFGNLVTGVADVKFINGKLYALIAGAGCSHGLAGTHNGIVRINSNGTWTDVANLSAFQMAHPVANPEPDDFEPDGTWYSMVAVRGALYAVEPNHGELDMITTSGQIRRIADISKTQGHIVPTAVAYHGNFYVGNLHTFPIEEGSSKIIKITPSGQIKTVATGFTTVLGLVFDNRDRMYVLENTTGNPMPTPGTGKVLRVDPSGAVTEIASGLFLPTGMTMGPDGNLYVSEWGFGPPPIGMGQIIKIDLH; this comes from the coding sequence ATGAGATTACTTCGCTTGATCGTCGCCACCCTTTTGCTGCTCATCGCTTCCCTTCCGCTGATGGCACAGCAGGTCATCGCAACCGGGTTCAACAATCCTCGCGGCCTTACTTTTGGTCCTGACGGTTACCTGTATGTCGCTGAAGGTGGTGCCGGCGGGAATCTTTCCACCGTCGGACAATGCGAACAAGCCGCCGGTCCGCCAGACGGTCCCGGCCCATACACCGGGGGATTTACAGCTCGAATTTCCAAAGTGAATGTTGACACCGGGGCTGTGACGACCGTCGCCGACGGTCTCCCCTCCAATGCAACCAGCGACGCCTTCGGCAACCTGGTTACAGGCGTCGCCGACGTCAAGTTCATCAACGGTAAGCTCTACGCGCTCATCGCGGGTGCAGGTTGCTCACACGGCCTTGCTGGCACGCACAACGGCATTGTCCGTATCAATTCGAACGGCACTTGGACCGACGTTGCAAACCTCAGCGCTTTCCAAATGGCCCATCCGGTCGCGAATCCTGAGCCCGACGATTTCGAACCCGACGGAACCTGGTACAGCATGGTCGCGGTTCGCGGCGCGCTCTACGCCGTCGAACCCAACCACGGCGAACTCGACATGATCACCACCAGCGGCCAGATCCGCCGCATCGCCGACATTTCCAAAACGCAGGGACACATCGTCCCCACCGCCGTCGCCTATCACGGCAACTTCTACGTCGGGAACCTCCACACGTTCCCGATTGAAGAAGGCTCTTCCAAGATCATTAAGATCACCCCATCGGGACAGATCAAAACTGTCGCCACGGGATTCACTACCGTCCTCGGTCTCGTTTTCGATAACCGGGATCGCATGTACGTTCTCGAGAACACCACGGGAAATCCAATGCCCACTCCCGGTACCGGCAAAGTCCTCCGCGTCGATCCGTCAGGAGCGGTAACCGAGATCGCCAGCGGCCTCTTCCTGCCCACCGGAATGACTATGGGCCCGGACGGCAATCTCTATGTTTCTGAATGGGGGTTTGGACCGCCGCCGATCGGCATGGGCCAGATCATCAAGATCGATCTGCACTGA
- a CDS encoding acyloxyacyl hydrolase, with product MRKILFCLAFVMLSTAALAQDDPAVKHPNWNLGVFAIGGTGLSQDTDIHMFGFGGRLGRVLTNEHGGGVLRGNLEWNAEVLPFYQFYYPGDKATGGIINPLVLKYNFTHGKKLIPFFEAVGGAIFTNKNFPPGDTAQINFNSGAGVGFNLFTRNNRSVAFDVRALHISNASIGNHNPGVNASLQFTLGYTWWK from the coding sequence TTGCGAAAGATCTTGTTCTGTCTCGCCTTTGTAATGTTGAGTACTGCTGCCCTTGCGCAGGACGATCCTGCCGTCAAGCATCCCAACTGGAATCTCGGTGTGTTCGCGATTGGCGGGACCGGTCTGAGCCAGGACACGGACATTCACATGTTCGGGTTCGGCGGGCGGCTTGGGCGCGTGCTGACCAATGAGCACGGCGGCGGCGTGCTGCGTGGGAACCTGGAGTGGAACGCCGAAGTACTGCCCTTTTACCAGTTCTACTATCCGGGCGACAAGGCGACGGGCGGCATAATTAATCCCCTTGTGTTGAAGTACAATTTCACGCATGGGAAGAAGTTGATACCGTTCTTCGAGGCAGTGGGTGGCGCGATCTTCACCAATAAGAATTTCCCGCCGGGGGATACGGCGCAGATCAACTTCAATTCCGGAGCCGGGGTCGGATTCAATCTGTTCACGCGGAATAATCGTTCGGTTGCATTTGATGTGAGAGCGCTGCATATCTCGAATGCATCGATCGGCAACCACA
- a CDS encoding periplasmic heavy metal sensor: MKKTLLLIAVLTLTTMALAQDPGPGPMPGPMARHMGPGPDGMGPMPPLRGFGGSWWKNSAVAEKLKLTDQQKQQLEKTFLDYRLKLVDLRADVQREELKLQPLMDADQLNETQISSQLDALLAARMKLEKTNAMMYVSMRKVLTADQWKELRSMRAERFRTAREKRGEMGHRRSGRPATGDQPAPPPAAPGAPPAAPPSPQED, encoded by the coding sequence ATGAAGAAAACGTTGCTGCTCATTGCAGTGCTGACCTTAACCACGATGGCACTGGCCCAGGATCCCGGCCCCGGACCGATGCCCGGCCCCATGGCTCGCCATATGGGTCCCGGCCCAGACGGTATGGGTCCCATGCCGCCACTCCGCGGCTTTGGCGGAAGCTGGTGGAAGAACTCCGCAGTAGCCGAAAAGCTCAAGCTAACCGACCAACAAAAACAACAACTTGAGAAAACATTCCTCGATTATCGGTTGAAGCTGGTTGATCTCCGCGCAGACGTTCAGCGGGAGGAGTTGAAGCTACAGCCGCTGATGGATGCCGACCAGTTGAACGAGACCCAGATCAGCTCACAGCTAGACGCATTGTTGGCCGCCCGGATGAAGCTCGAGAAGACCAATGCCATGATGTATGTCTCGATGCGCAAGGTTCTCACCGCCGACCAGTGGAAAGAGTTGCGCAGCATGCGGGCGGAGCGTTTCCGGACAGCCAGAGAGAAGCGCGGTGAAATGGGGCATCGTCGCAGCGGTCGTCCAGCAACAGGCGACCAGCCAGCTCCGCCGCCAGCAGCACCGGGAGCGCCACCTGCGGCACCACCTTCACCACAAGAAGACTAG
- a CDS encoding ParB N-terminal domain-containing protein: MSKQMSTAVGLVPLGIQFQRHGTQNWFWRGAPESWLDRVVLSYSKVLLEQIVPSESYRNPERVRFWMRQISQCRPIPPLIVCRTEGGQYYLQDGNHRYTAMQSLFGMDYQGEIEVAELIPEPGFEFRRIELGCSATGRYTTYVLVKQVG, translated from the coding sequence ATGTCTAAGCAGATGTCCACCGCTGTTGGCCTTGTGCCATTGGGGATTCAGTTTCAGCGGCACGGCACACAGAACTGGTTCTGGCGAGGTGCGCCAGAGTCATGGTTGGACCGAGTGGTCCTCAGCTATAGCAAGGTTTTACTTGAGCAGATTGTTCCTTCAGAGAGCTATCGCAATCCGGAAAGGGTGCGGTTCTGGATGAGACAGATATCTCAATGTCGCCCCATTCCCCCGCTGATAGTCTGCAGAACCGAAGGAGGACAGTACTACCTGCAGGATGGAAACCATCGCTATACCGCCATGCAATCTCTGTTTGGAATGGATTACCAGGGCGAGATTGAAGTTGCTGAGTTAATTCCTGAACCTGGATTTGAGTTTCGCCGGATAGAACTGGGTTGCTCCGCAACAGGCCGCTATACCACGTACGTCCTCGTGAAACAGGTTGGCTAG
- a CDS encoding sigma-70 family RNA polymerase sigma factor, with translation MDGTLNPAGIATQALTRGLAHEEFDDLVREHQQKIFRVVMALVRDSELASNITQDCFVRAYEKRASFRGDASVSTWLTRIAINLVRDHVRNRRQAFWRRLFQRPEEESVESAAETVRDSRSTPDRQFLAKEELDAVWSAVAELAPQQREVFVLRFSEEMSLEEIAQVLDIKLGTVKVHLSRAVTAVRMRVRGTK, from the coding sequence TTGGACGGCACGTTGAATCCGGCCGGAATCGCGACGCAGGCGCTCACGAGAGGTCTAGCGCACGAAGAGTTCGACGACCTGGTGCGCGAGCACCAGCAGAAGATCTTTCGTGTCGTCATGGCCCTGGTGCGTGATTCCGAGTTGGCTTCCAACATCACGCAGGACTGCTTCGTGCGCGCCTACGAAAAGCGTGCGAGCTTCCGCGGTGACGCGAGCGTCTCGACATGGCTGACCCGGATCGCCATTAACCTGGTTCGCGATCACGTGCGCAACCGGCGCCAAGCTTTCTGGAGACGGCTCTTCCAGCGGCCCGAAGAAGAGTCCGTGGAGAGCGCGGCGGAAACAGTTCGCGATTCCCGCTCGACGCCGGACCGTCAGTTCCTCGCGAAAGAAGAATTGGATGCCGTCTGGAGCGCCGTCGCCGAACTAGCTCCCCAGCAGCGCGAAGTTTTCGTACTGCGCTTCTCCGAGGAAATGAGCCTCGAAGAAATTGCGCAGGTGCTGGATATCAAGCTCGGAACCGTCAAAGTGCATTTGTCGCGCGCCGTAACCGCAGTCCGCATGCGCGTCCGGGGAACAAAGTGA